A region from the Canis lupus baileyi chromosome 27, mCanLup2.hap1, whole genome shotgun sequence genome encodes:
- the LOC140619198 gene encoding U11/U12 small nuclear ribonucleoprotein 35 kDa protein isoform X8: MNDWMPIAKEYDPLKAGSIDGTDEDPHDRAVWRAMLARYTPNKGVTGDPLLTLFVARLNLQTKEEKLKEVFSRYGDIRRLRLVRDLVTGLSKGYAFIEYKEERSLIKAYRDADGLVIDQHEIFVDYELERTLKGWIPRRLGGGLGGKKESGQLRFGGRDRPFRKPINLPIIKNDQYREGKREKRERSRSRERHWDSRTRDRDHDRNREKRWQEREPSRVWLESDWERERDFRDDRAKGREKRDRSK, translated from the coding sequence ATGAACGATTGGATGCCCATCGCCAAGGAGTATGACCCCCTTAAAGCTGGCAGCATTGATGGCACTGATGAAGATCCACACGATCGTGCTGTCTGGAGGGCAATGTTGGCCCGATACACTCCCAACAAGGGCGTCACAGGAGACCCCCTCCTCACCCTGTTTGTGGCAAGACTAAACTTGCAGACCAAGGAGGAGAAGTTAAAGGAAGTATTTTCTCGCTACGGGGACATCAGGAGGCTTCGGCTGGTGAGGGACTTGGTCACGGGTCTTTCAAAGGGCTATGCCTTCATTGAATACAAAGAGGAGCGTTCTCTGATCAAAGCGTACCGAGATGCAGACGGCCTGGTGATTGACCAGCATGAGATATTTGTGGACTATGAACTGGAAAGGACCCTCAAAGGGTGGATCCCTCGGAGACTTGGAGGAGGTCTGGGAGGGAAAAAGGAATCTGGGCAGCTGAGGTTTGGGGGGCGTGACCGGCCTTTTCGAAAACCCATTAATTTGCCAATTATTAAAAACGATCAATACAGAGAGGGAAAACGGGAAAAGCGGGAGCGATCTCGGTCTCGAGAAAGACACTGGGACTCTCGGACGAGGGACCGAGACCATGATCGTAACCGGGAAAAGAGATGGCAGGAGAGAGAGCCAAGCAGGGTGTGGCTAGAAAGtgactgggagagagagagggacttcAGAGATGACCGAgccaaggggagggagaagagggaccGAAGTAAATAG
- the RILPL2 gene encoding RILP-like protein 2 isoform X2, translating to MEEPPLREEEEEEEEEGDECGPEGALGKSPFQLTAEDVYDISYVIGRELMALGSDPRVTQLQFKIVRVLEMLETLVNEGNLVVEELRMERDSLRKEVEGLRTEGSAAVQEVNLGPDKMVVDLTDPNRPRFTLQELRDVLQERNKLKSQLMVVQEELQCYKRGTSMSAEIFS from the exons ATGGAGGAGCCCCCTTTgcgagaggaggaggaggaagaggaggaagaaggggacgAATGTGGGCCCGAGGGGGCTTTGGGCAAGAGCCCCTTCCAGCTGACCGCCGAGGACGTGTATGACATCTCCTACGTGATCGGCCGCGAGCTGATGGCCCTGGGCAGCGACCCTCGGGTGACACAGCTGCAGTTCAAGATCGTCCGCGTCCTGGAGATGCTGGAGACGCTGGTGAATGAGGGCAACCTGGTGGTGGAGGAGCTGAGAATGGAGAGGGACAGCCTcaggaaggaggtggaggggcTGCGGACGGAGGGCTCTGCGGCGGTCCAGGAG GTAAACCTGGGACCAGACAAAATGGTGGTCGACCTGACAGATCCCAACCGACCACGCTTCACTCTACAGGAGCTGAGGGACGTGCTCCAGGAGCGCAACAAACTCAAGTCCCAGCTAATGGTGGTGCAGGAAGAGCTGCAGTGCTATAAGAG